The genomic DNA CCCCATCAGACAACCAACACACGCAATcatggaggaggagcgccTCTGGAAGTTCCGCAAGCCGGAATGGCTGAACAGCGTCTGGGCACGTAACTTTGGCGTCTACGGCGCCGGAGCTTTGGTAAGCGGCGGTCCTTGCCCCGTAATTGTCATCCATTGTCGGGGACGTTTGACCTAGTTGCTCACTGCCTGtcaaacccctccccctcccccagaaCTCCTATCCCTCCAGGTTCTCAAAGTTGTACTCGAAAAACAGCTGACACTGTCTCCTTCCCGCGCCTTCAGTTCTCCATCGCATTTTACGTCATGCTCGACTCGGCCGTCTGGTCCAAGTCGGCCAAGAACGGCTCCGACACGCACATCAACTTCGTCGACTGGCTGCCCCTTATCTTCTCGTCGTTGGGCATGCTCATCATCAACTCGGTCGAAAAGGCGCGCCTCTCGGCGGACAGCTTCTCATACAGCGGCAACGGTGTGGCGTGGAAGGCGCGCGTCGTGCTGTTCCTCGGCTTTGCAGCACTCGCGGGCGGcatggcgggcggcgtcaCCGTCTTCGTGCTCAAGTTCGTCGTCCGAGACGTCGAGATGCCG from Colletotrichum higginsianum IMI 349063 chromosome 3, whole genome shotgun sequence includes the following:
- a CDS encoding Upf0220 domain protein; the encoded protein is MEEERLWKFRKPEWLNSVWARNFGVYGAGALFSIAFYVMLDSAVWSKSAKNGSDTHINFVDWLPLIFSSLGMLIINSVEKARLSADSFSYSGNGVAWKARVVLFLGFAALAGGMAGGVTVFVLKFVVRDVEMPALGMGIENVVANALVGLSSVVLWVSQNMEDEYSYNLAL